AAGAACTAACTCAAGAACCCGTAAAGGTAAACGTAAAACTGTTGCCGGCAAGAAAAAAACACCGGCTAAGAAGTAATAAATAATTTCAAGGAGTCAAATTGGCTAAAGTAGTTAAAAAGACTAAAAAGAAAGTCCATGTCGATGCCGTTGGTGTTGCTCGTATTAAAGCATCATTCAATAACGTGATCTGCACTATTACCGATATTTATGGTAATACTATCTCATGGTCGTCAGCTGGAAAAAACGGATTTAAAGGTTCCAGAAAGAATACTCCGTTCGCTGCCCAGGTTACTGCCGAAGCAGCAGCTAAAGAAGCTTATGATCTCGGATTGAGAAAAATCGATGTTTTTGTTAAAGGACCGGGTTCCGGAAGAGAAGCTGCTATTAGAGCTCTGAGCGTTGCCGGCCTGGAGATTCTATCCATTAAAGACAGTACACCAATTCCACATAACGGCTGCAGACCGCCAAAACGCAGAAGAGTTTAAGAAGGAGAAATAATTAGATGGCAAGATACACTGGTTCAAGTTGCAAACTGTGCAGAAGAGAAAAACAAAAATTGTTCCTTAAAGGATCGAAATGTTATTCCGAAAAATGTCCGCTCGAAAAAAGAAACTATGCACCCGGTCAGCACGGTTTAACCCGCAGAGCAAAATTCTCTGAATACGGCGTTCAGCTCCGCGAAAAACAGAAAGTAAAAAGAATATATGGATTGCAGGAAACTCAATTCCATAACTACTTTGAAAAGGCTTCCAGACAGAAAGGTATAACAGGCTCTAATCTTATCAAACTTCTCGAGAGAAGATTGGATAACGTTGTATTCCGTCTCGGATTTGCACCTTCAAGAAAATCAGCGCGTCAGCTTGTCCTTCACAGACATTTTATGGTCAACGGTCACCTGGTCGATATTCCTTCTTTCCTCCTTGCCCCCGGCGATGTCGTTACCGTAAAGGAAAAAAGTAAAAAGCTCGACGCTATACATAATTCATTGAGAAGAACAAAAGATAGTGTTTATGGCTGGCTTTCAATTGATAAAGCTACTCTTTCGGGTACTTTCCTTAATATTCCTGAAAGGGAGGATGTTCCGCTGCAGGCCAACGAACAGTTAATCGTTGAATTATATTCTAAGTAATTTTTAAAATTTAATTTAGAGGATACTACATGAGCTATCCGTTTATAAAGATGCCCGAAAGTGTTGTGCAAGACGATACCTCGAAGAGTGCTACGTTCGGCAGATTTGCTATTCAACCTTTAGAGAGAGGATTCGGAGTAACTTTAGGCAATTCATTAAGAAGAGTGCTTTTATCTTCACTTACCGGCGCTGCTGTTACTGCCGTTAAGATTGAAGGTGTTCTTCATGAATTTTCGACTGTCCCGGGCGTTGTAGAAGATGTAACGGAGATCATTCTTAACCTTAAGCAGGTTAGAATGAGAATTATTAACAAGAAAGCCACCGGTTGCGAAATCTCTATCTCCGGAACCAGAGAGTTCAAAGCCGATGATATTCAGAAAGCATGCCCGGATATCGAAATACTTAACCCGGAACTCCTTATTGCACGTTTGAATCCTGACGCTAAACTTAATATGGAATTGAAATTCGGTATCGGTAAAGGATACGTCCCTTCCGCTGAACAGAAATTACCCGATATGACAATCGGTACCA
This window of the Melioribacteraceae bacterium genome carries:
- the rpsK gene encoding 30S ribosomal protein S11 — protein: MAKVVKKTKKKVHVDAVGVARIKASFNNVICTITDIYGNTISWSSAGKNGFKGSRKNTPFAAQVTAEAAAKEAYDLGLRKIDVFVKGPGSGREAAIRALSVAGLEILSIKDSTPIPHNGCRPPKRRRV
- the rpsD gene encoding 30S ribosomal protein S4 is translated as MARYTGSSCKLCRREKQKLFLKGSKCYSEKCPLEKRNYAPGQHGLTRRAKFSEYGVQLREKQKVKRIYGLQETQFHNYFEKASRQKGITGSNLIKLLERRLDNVVFRLGFAPSRKSARQLVLHRHFMVNGHLVDIPSFLLAPGDVVTVKEKSKKLDAIHNSLRRTKDSVYGWLSIDKATLSGTFLNIPEREDVPLQANEQLIVELYSK
- a CDS encoding DNA-directed RNA polymerase subunit alpha, which encodes MSYPFIKMPESVVQDDTSKSATFGRFAIQPLERGFGVTLGNSLRRVLLSSLTGAAVTAVKIEGVLHEFSTVPGVVEDVTEIILNLKQVRMRIINKKATGCEISISGTREFKADDIQKACPDIEILNPELLIARLNPDAKLNMELKFGIGKGYVPSAEQKLPDMTIGTIPIDSIFTPIVNAKYDVENVRIAERNDYEKLTFEITTDGSITPEEALSSSAKILKDHIQLFINFDAEPEEEKVENEKDAEAERLRKILTTNVDDLELSVRSHNCLKAANIKTLGDLVRRDENEMLKFRNFGRKSLAELIEIVDNYGLEFGMDVDKILKEKPENN